GCTTTCGCCACGTCCTGGTTCTGCCTCAGGTGAATCTCGGACCGCACGTGTTGCGCCGTGGAATTGGACCGCCTGATGGAGTTCCCGCTGCCGAATTTCGGCCGTGGGATTCTTACGCGTTGCACGTCGCATAGCCAGGACTCCATGGTTCTCCTTTTTCGGCCACGCTGAAACAAAACCGGACGGCCGATTCTTCTTAATCAGACTCCGTTAGGACGTGACCGTGAACCGGTAGGGAAAGCTTGTTGACTTTTGCTTCGACGGAAAGAAGCATTAGGTTCGATAAATGTGTACACTGGGTGGGTTGTAACAAGCTTTGCTATTTTATTTACGAAAGATTGGAATTGGTTTTTTTTGTGATGATAATTCCATGGCAATTGGAACATATTTttggaagtgaaaaaatttagaGCGAAAGAGaactttttccaaatatttggtTACGAGATATCTAAGATTCACATTCTTTTGGTAGGCTTTGGTATTTTATTTACGAAAGATTagaattgttttttctttttttgtgatGGTAATTCGATGGCTATCGAAACatgtttttgaaaatgaaaaaattgagaGCGATAGAGaactttttccaaatatttggcTATTATATATGAAAGATTCACATCCTTTTGGTAGGCTTGGAAGTTTTATTTACGAAagattgaaattgttttttttttatggtaaTTCGATGGCAATTGGAACATGTTtttgaaattaacaaaattaagaGCGATagagaattttttccaaatatttgattattataTATGAAAGATTCACATTCTTTTGGTAGgcttggaaattttatttaggAAAAttggaattgttttttttttaatggtaaTTTGATGGCAATTGAAACATGTTTTTGAAAGTGAAAAATTTAGAGCGATAGAGaactttttctaaatatttggtTATTATACATGAAATATTCACATTCTTTTGGTGGGCTTAGGTATTTTATTTACGAAagattgaaattgtttttttctcttttggtAATGGTAATTCAATGATTATTGAAACATGTTTTTGGAAGTGAAAAAATTGAGAGCAATAGAGaactttttccaaatatttggtTATTATATATGAAAGATTCACTTCTTTTTGGTGGGATTGGGTATTTTATTTACGAAAGAttggaattgtttttttttgtgaTGGTAATTCTATGGTTACCGAAACATGTTTTTGGAAGTGAAAAAATTAAGAGCGATAAAgaacttttttcaaatatttagctATTATATATGAAATATTCACATCCTTTTGGTAGgcttagaaattttatttacgaaagattgaaattgtttttttttttatggtaaTTCGATGGCAATTGGAACATATTTTTGGAAGTGAAAAAATTGAGAGCAATAGAGAACTTTTTCCAACTATTTGGTTACGAGATATGTAAGATTCACATCCTTTTGGTATTCAGTATTCTATGATCAttgatatgttttttttttttttttttgggtggaAGGAGTAAAAAAGTTGAGAACGGTTCGGACTACTTCTTCGAAATATTATTATGTATCTGAGATCGACATTTATTTCGTGTCCAACGTCCGGTTATCCGATGGCAATTAACACATTTTTTTAAAAGCAGCAAAAAGTGTTGAAGCGGTTTTGAATATTTACTTAGCGCGTATCAAagattggaatttttttccgGTGCTCGGGATTCGATGGCAATTAACACGTATTTCGAATGTCAAAAAGTTGAAAGTGATTCCGAacttttacgaaatatttagtTACTACGTGTCAAagattggaatttttttccccGGTGCTCAGGATTCGATGGCAATTAACACATTTTTCGGATGGAGAAAAAAAAGTTGAAAGTGGTTCGaaactttttcgaaatattagGTTATAGGAGCGATGCAATTGGAACGGAGGATCGACgaaatgataataatattataaatgaaatatCGAGGTAAAATGTAATTcaccaaagaaagaaagatgtAAATATTGTTTGGGTGAGGCACGACAAACACTGTTAGACaatctaattttaaatttatagcgatacgaataatttttctacacGTTGATACGTCTAGAATCATTCCTgtatatatttcaaaaataattgttgctcgaagcgaGAAATGGTTTCGATCGTGTAGGAGTATCGAGATTCTCGTAATTGTTCAGGAAATTGCAATTTACATAAAGTGTACGTGGACTTGCTCTTTTTATTTCGCTTCCAGCCCTCCTAGAACCGCGAATAAATTAGTAAATTGCTTCCGAGGGTAACTATTACCATCCTTCTTGTTGATCTGGGTTGGTACTGGTTGAGACCTTCTTTACTCGTTGTTTAAATTCTGTCTGTTGATTATTCGTTGGCAGGCTTGCCAACCTTTTCACATTCAACGAACGCAGAGTTTAATTCCGTGTGCAAGCTgcctttaaaaattgaattttcacttcatttaaaccaagaaatattACTTTCGCTACAATCTCGTATTTTGATAAAAAAGATTTTATCGCTCTTGGAAATCTTTTCTTGGTAAAAATTTTTAATCCTTTGATGGCCATTTTTTTACTATTAAAAAATAgctaagaataaaaattcttcttattgactttattactttttcgtttcacgtagctgtttaatattaaaaaatagctaagaataaaaattcttattaGCTTTATTACCTTATTCGTTTCGCTTAactgttaaatattaaaaaatagctaagaataaaaattcttcttaaCTTTATTACTTCATTCGTTTCAGGTAgctgttaaatattaaaaaattgctaagaataaaaattcttcttatCGACTTTGTTACTTCATTCGTTTCAGGTAgctgttaaatattaaaaaatagctaagaataaaaattcttcttatCGACTTTGTTACTTCATTCGTTTCAGGTAGctgttaaatattaaaagatagctaagaataaaaattcttcttgttAACTTGATTGCTTTATTCGTCATTACTTTTCtctctttgaataattttctaccAATGAAAACCGATGGAATATTTCTCGATGAAGACGGTAAAATAGTGAAATCATTCGCGATAAGATTGACAGAGTTCGATCTTTGTATCTGGTGATTCTTGTTATCAGTAGCTGTGCATCcgtaactctattatttccgttATTATTATACCATCGTTACTCGCATCACAGAGAGAAAGTTTCGTAGTGCTTTCTCTCGACAACTTATGCTCATTGACTCGTGTCGTTCTTATCGCTAACGAGCGAAATGTATTAATGGATCTCCGATAAAGGTATTTTATGTCACTTCGCCTTGGTATCGTGTTCCTGAAGAAACATTAATGTCTGTCTTAAAACTCGGACGAAATGATTTTATACATTGCCCACCGCAACGAAATCACAATTTCTTTTCCTCTGAAAAACACGCATCAAACTGTACCACGAACTAAACCACTCCAAAATTATCTTTATGAAACCGACCGAAAGCAACTTTCTATAAATTACTCTTCTAAAAGATCCTGTTATCAGCATATAAACTACCATTCCTCCAGAGTTTCTAcaaataagaattttaataattcaattccgtgggtaaaatttaatttccaaacaTATCTAAGATTCTCCTTTAAAAAACCACAACATGTCTTCAAATTAAAGCATTTGAAAATTCTCTATATAAAACTTTTGGAACAAAATCTTTTCAATTCCTTTCCTAAAACTTTCTGTTATCAGCGTATCAATTCTCATTCTTCAAAAACGTCTACAAATAGAAATTTCAAGTATTCAATTCCACAAGTGaaacttaatttcaaaatatatgtaatataaaattctcCTCCAAAAAAAATAAGCAGGCTACTAaccaaagtatttaaaaatcttCTTCGTAAAACCTTCGAAACGTCATTCTGTAAATCACTCTTTCTGTTATCTATATTCAAACTTTTTCGAGAGTTTCTccaaataattttacatttcaaaaattcgattccccgtgtaaaattaatttccaaacatGACTAAAACTTAACGGTCTTTCCAATAAATTAGACATCGTTGTTCCATTCCGTACTAaccaaagtatttaaaaatctttataaAACCTTCGAAACGTCATTCTGTGAATCACTCTTTCTGTTATCTATATTCAAACTTTTTCGAGAGTTTCtccaaataattttaaatttcaacaaTTCGTAAAACCTTCGGAACGTCATTCTGTAAATCACTCTTTCTGTA
This window of the Ptiloglossa arizonensis isolate GNS036 chromosome 5, iyPtiAriz1_principal, whole genome shotgun sequence genome carries:
- the LOC143146594 gene encoding uncharacterized protein LOC143146594 yields the protein MESWLCDVQRVRIPRPKFGSGNSIRRSNSTAQHVRSEIHLRQNQDVAKATEELRQALQDKL